ATCATTTAATGAAGGTTTGCTAATAATCGTTAGAATCAAAATGGGTGCCTGCTTCTCCACCATCAAAATCAGTGGTTCTAACAGCAATAGCACCGGTGCCGCCGCCGCTGGCCACCACTATCATCGCAAGGAAATCACCAATAACCCACAATCAACGACCGCGAATAGACAATCGTCAAATCAAAAGaatgataataataacaatGAGACTCGCAAGAGTAGACAACTGCAAacacagcagcagcagcagcagcataaGATTAAAGAAAAGCAGACTTCCAGGCGACAAAGTGGGATGATCCCATGTGGTAAACGAACGGATTTTGGATATGCCAAGGATTTTGATAGGCGATACGTGATCGGAAAATTATTGGGCCATGGCCAATTTGGGTACACCTATGTTGCCACTGATAAAGCTAACGGAGATCGTGTCGCAGTCAAAAGGATTGATAAAAATAAGGTATTCCTTCTCTTTCGTGTTTGTGATTATTTTGGTCAATCGGTTATTTTTGTTTgtcaatcctttttttttttggggggtttTTTTGACCTAAAGTGGCTATTGATGAATCTCGGTAAGTTGTGGCGTTTTAGATTCGTTTATGTCTCTGTTGTAAACGAACTGGGATTTCAATTTAATGTAGCTGTTTTCTGGTTAATGGGGAGTAAGTGAAATCTAAAggaattatttttttgattgCTATTGTTAATGATGTTTTGGATGCTAGCGATTCTGGTTATGGATTTGATTTATGAATAATGGATATTGAGCATAAGGTCATTGAAGGATATTTGCTTTGCTTGTCGGTATATTCCCATTTTCTTTAGTTGCAATTATAATATGACCCCTTTTTGCTTGAAAATTGAGCTTGTATCAAGTGGATTTTACTGTCTTCTTTTACTATTGATCTGAAGATTGATGTTTCCTTGTCGGGTTTCCATGCCACTTTTTTCCATATATTCTTACGTTCAATGCTTTACAAACAGTTGCATCTCTGACAACATCTGTTTTCATTATCATTGAGCTAATCGGTATTTTAATATTATCCAATTAAGTGAGTTGGCTGTGGGCTTAACTCATTCGATGTTTGAATTATCAAATGATCACTGTGAattttgtttggattgatcagtAGCTTCGCTTTGCTGCATATGAGCTTTAACCAGTTAaaactttcttcttcttcttaactATGGACTTTAATTTCAAGAATTTCCTtgtcatatatttttcaatGAGGTTAAATTGTCAGTATATATTGTGTAATGATCAGTTTCTGAAACAGAGCTAGTGTTCATTTTCTTTTGCCCTCatcaaaagagaagaacaaCTTTTTGTTGAGAAAGGATATCCTGACTCTTCTATATCCCATCTTTACTAAAGTTTTCCTTTTCAAGTTTGTCCATGAAAAATTCTAGTTATGTTCTTTAGCACCTCTTTTTAATACTGTAGTGAATGTTTTATTCCGTCTCCAATTAGGCAATAAGTAGTTATCTACCCATTTTTGAGTATGGCCTGAGAGACTAGACTAATCTTGCCACCAATTAAGGCTTGAAAGCATAGAGGGAATTAGTGTCAAATCGTCATGGGTTTTAGTTTTTAAAGAAATGTTACCTTTCTAAGTATGTGTCATTCGGAAGGTGCTTTTTGGTGCTATCTTAAAGCTAATCCTTGGCTTTGATGCTAGATGGTTCTTCCTATTGCTGTTGAGGATGTTAAGAGGGAGGTCAAGATATTGCAGGAACTTGCTGGCCATGAGAATGTTGTTCAGTTTTATGATGCATTTGAGGATGATTCTTATGTATATATAGTAATGGAGTAAGTCTTACGGTTATAAGTTCTGTTTCGACTAtgcatcaatttttttaatgaagttttccaTAAATGCATATCCTTCCATTTGTGCTTTGTCCACAGCACAGGAAATACTAGTCTCCATTTATTATGATCTTTTGTATTTTACCATCACTTTTTAACTTTATGGTTTCTTTACTCTGCCTTTTATTAGGTTATGTGAGGGTGGCGAATTGCTGGACCGCATATTGGCGAAGTAAGAGTCTTCATTTCTgaaaatttattgttttttgCTGGCTTTGTGCCATTTTGGTGTGTTAAATTTGTGTTAAAAAAATGGCGTATTAATTTGTTCTGCACAATATTTCATATACTCATGTTTGATTTTATTCATTCAGAAAGGATAGTCGTTATACAGAGAAAGATGCAGCAGTAATTGTACGACAGATGCTCAAAGTTGCAGCTGAGTGTCATTTACATGGTTTGGTACACCGTGACATGAAACCAGAGGTATTAAGAGTTTATTAATGTGGATGTCATTCATGgagtatataattatttatagtcATGCTTACTGATAACGGTGGCATATTTTTCTTGCTTGTAGAACTTTCTTCTGAAGTCAAGCAAGGAGAACTCACCTCTGAAGGCCACAGATTTTGGCCTGTCCGACTTCATTAAACCAGGTGAGTTGTGGCTTTGTGTGATCTGCTGACTAACTATTTATATCTCCAGTAACAGTTTGTTCTTTCTTAGACATGGGTAGTGTATagatattttcatttatatacTTGAGAGTTGAGACATACACATATACAGATACATGCATATAGACATTTACAACTCTCTCATGCCAACTGTGATTAACATTTCAGACCATTCCTTCAAGAACTGCTGAAACCATTCTCACACTGACAAAATTGGTGCAGGCAAGAAATTTCAGGACATTGTTGGTAGTGCCTACTATGTTGCCCCTGAAGTGTTAAAACGCAGGTCTGGACCTGAATCAGATGTCTGGAGTATTGGTGTGATTACATACATTTTGCTATGTGGGAGGCGCCCTTTTTGGGATAAAACTGAGGATGGTATATTTAAGGAGGTGTAGTACAATCTTAAGATACTTGTTtctacttcttttttttttttgccattttTCTTTCCTGCTGGCATGTCTCTGCAAACTTACATTATGAtgttttttattacaaaattagATTTGTTTTATTGATATTTCCAGATTATGTTGCCCTAAGCAACCTTTTTATAAGACCTTTGTCCTGCAAATGCTGTAATCATTTGTGCTCCAGTTCTCAGTTTGTGTATTTGAAGAAAAGATTAGAcagtttcaattttttatttttgcagcTTTATATGTTCTCTGAATAATTATATTCATGGGTTAGGGTTAATGTCATTTTAAATTCAGAAAACTGATGTCTTAAGTATAATATGTTTGGTGATATTTATATGAACTTAATTGTTTATGTTTCTTGTGACGTTTCCAATTTCTACTTGATTGGATAAGCATGGTACCatgttttatttttgtaattaataattaatatcttGAGATACTGATGTCTAAAGTTTGCAGGTCTTGAGGAATAAACCTGATTTTCGTCGCAAACCATGGCCAAGCATAAGTAATAGTGCCAAAGATTTTGTAAAGAAGTTACTGGTCAAAGATCCTCGGGTCAGACTTACCGCCGCTCAGGCCCTATGTATGTGTTCAAAGCGCTTACTAGGGAAAGAAATAAATGCTGATAAATTATGATGTATTACAAATATATTTTTGGCTCTAAAGGCTGTTCCTTTTTGCAGCACATCCATGGGTCAGAGAAGGAGGAGATGCATCTGAAATTCCAATTGACATATCTGTTCTGAATAATATGCGACAATTTGTGAAGTACAGCCGTTTAAAACAGTTTGCTTTAAGGGTAAAACAGATATATTTACTGTTGGATTATTCTAGGTCAAGTGACtacttgtttatgtatgattttttaCGAATAATTGATGCCTTGCAGGCATTGGCTAGCACACTTGATGATGCAGAGCTGGCTGATCTTCGGGATCAGTTTGATGCCATTGACGTTGATAAAAATGGTTCTATTAGTCTTGAAGAGATGAGACAggtatttttcttttccctGTTAGTCCTTTGATATCTCTAGGGTGATATCTTTATCCAGAATTTCATGTCGTGCATTCTATTGTTTGATTAAGAGTATTTCCTCTTatacagtttttttttaaataattttaactagGATGATTTTAATGCAGGCACTTGCTAAAGACCTTCCTTGGAAGATGAAAGACTCCCGTGTCCTGGAGATTCTTCAAGCGGTGAGCATGATTTATGCTTTGTTGTCTAGGAAGAACATTTTGTCTACAGATAATGGAGGGGATATTATCTTTCAACTTGTTCAAGATGCTATCCTTACTTTCGATGCATTGGCCATTCTTATGTTTTCTGCTTGAAACAAGTACTGTAAGATTCATGGGTCGTACAGATAAAGATAATGATGATGATTCTTTATATGATtattcctttctttcttttttccttcttttcttcttcttccttataATAAGAAAAATGGTTGCTATTAATTTAACAGATTGGGGTATAACCCTCCAAACTTTGTGACACTTCCATACGAAGGGGTTTAGCTACTATAGAATTTCCAGTGAAATAAATATTACCTCAGCCTTGTTTTACATTGCCTATGAACACTGCTTTGTTGCAACTGGAACCTAATGAAGGGTCTATATCTGTTTAATGCAGATTGACAGCAACACGGATGGACTTGTTGATTTCTCTGAGTTTGTTGCTGCTGCCCTACATGTGCATCAACTAGAGGAACACAATTCAGAAAAGTGGCATCTGCGTtcacaaactgcttttgagAAATTTGATATTGATAAAGATGGTTATATAACACCAGAAGAACTAAGAATGGTTAGTATTTCCTTACACTGTACTTATGCTATCATAATTCTACACCTTTCAAAGCTTCGAAATAAGAATGGAGAAAGAACAAGGATATTGGGCAGATGATGTCTGACTGATTGCTCTAGGACTTcatttttttggtttaagcaaCTGATCTTGGTTGGCATGAAGCAGTCGCTATGCAGTTCTTTCAGGGTTCAATAATTAACATGGGTTTTGAACTCAACGGTAGCTGTAATTGAAGAAATTATTGATAAGCATCTTTTACATGTATCAGATTAGAAAAAATTTCCAGGGATTGTTGGAGTTGCTTCATTTAGTTTTGGCATGTGGAATCACAATTATTGCTATGCATTTATATCCATGTGAAAGACCCCTTCTCATGTTTGAGTAACATGGCAATCGTGCAAGTGTTTTTGTAATCAAAACCTAGATCACACGGGAGTTTGGTACCGGGGAGGTTGTCTGTACTTTGTCTAAGGGCAAGGCTAGGTTACTCGATGTGATTTCATCTTTATTGCTTTGGTCTAATTGCTTTCAAACTGATTTTGCTTTATTGCCTTGTAGCACACGGGCTTAAAAGGATCCATTGACCCACTTCTTGAGGAAGCCGATATTGATAAAGATGGTAAAATAAGCCTATCAGAATTCCGTAGACTGCTAAGAACAGCAAGTATTAGTTCAAGAACTGCACCAAGCCCATCTGCTCGTCGAAACTCTCGAATGATTTAGAGCACAAACAGAGTTCTGAAGACGGAGAGAAGTGAGAGAATCGCAGAAGCAGAGTTGCCTTGTGCATAAGTTGTTGATTTGGGTATCTCAGCTCCATTACCATCCATTTAGTTGTGCTGAACTCTTTTTTTAAGTTATGAATGGTAGCATTCCCCCCATAGGATTGTAATGATAGAAAGTGGAGAGGTGTTGGTGGTCTATGGAGGAGAGCATGGCTCTGCGTGTGGTAGTCTATGGAGGAGAGCATGGCTCTGCGTCTGGTGGTCATACTATTGTAAATCCTTTTGGACTGTCGGAGACATTCTCTGTCGTGCCTTATGAATGGTGATGCCTAACAGCGAATAGAATACCAATAAATGATTGGTGTTTTACATATCTATCAATGTTTATTGTGACGAGAAAACCTTGAATTTGTACTTCGTATTCCttgtttttagaaaatttatgcATGTTAATAGTGCTGCCTTCTCTGGCTGCATTCCTGGCTATTTGCTTAATTGTAATTTACTTTCTAGTGTTTagctataatattaaaaataataaatgttgCTATTGAGATTTATGTAAATAACTTGTTGGAAAAAACTGACACtctcttatttataattttcattttaataatgTAAGATTTATATATAATCACACTTAGAAATTCAGACAAGTTCATTGATATTACAATGGGCAATCGAGCTGCTTGGTTACAGAGGAAAGAAGGATCGTGTAAGGTTTTAGATGCTAAAAAGTGAGCTGCATCATTTCCTGATCTGTGGACAAAATTGAAGTTGATAGAATGAATGTCATTTATGATTCCTTCAAAGGATGATACTGTATTAGCTCCTTGGACTACTTGAAACGTCAACTGAGAGTTTCCTTGGAGAAACCATGAGACGTTTCAAGTATGATCGTCTCGCGACAAGCGTCAGACTCCAAAATTAATGGATCTGGAATAGCAGAAATTTTCCTATAGCTCCATGCTAAAGGGTTACCTCGAAATCTCGAGCTATAGCTGCCACCGCTCCCGTTTTGGAAATTTTATTCACCCCTGCATCAAGATTTATATTTATGAAACCAGAATCAAGGGGACCAAAGCACAGTCTGACTAGCAGATGATGGAGATGGTTCTTGTGCAGCTAAGTAATCTTCAAGGTGACAGATAGCTTGAGAAAGGGGTTCTAGCCTTGTTTTGCGGCTCACACATGGTATTCCACCTCACAAAGTGTAATTTTCTTTCATCTCGAGTGTAACCTCACCAAAAGTAGgggttaatattttttatgccATTGCAAAGAGATGGAAGGAAATTTAAAGCAAGACATAGTACTGAGCGAATATTAACAATCTGACCACTAATGCTGGAATAATTGCAGAGAATTCGCTTAATCATCTCGGCTTGTTGGGGAAGAAGCTTTTACAAAGATGATTGAATCATATGCGAAAAGCAAGTGGGTAACTTGCTACCTAAATAATTACTATTCTGATTTCCACTCACCTTATCGACAACTTTGCTTAGATTTTAtcttttcaaaaaag
This is a stretch of genomic DNA from Manihot esculenta cultivar AM560-2 chromosome 2, M.esculenta_v8, whole genome shotgun sequence. It encodes these proteins:
- the LOC110609327 gene encoding calcium-dependent protein kinase 28 codes for the protein MGACFSTIKISGSNSNSTGAAAAGHHYHRKEITNNPQSTTANRQSSNQKNDNNNNETRKSRQLQTQQQQQQHKIKEKQTSRRQSGMIPCGKRTDFGYAKDFDRRYVIGKLLGHGQFGYTYVATDKANGDRVAVKRIDKNKMVLPIAVEDVKREVKILQELAGHENVVQFYDAFEDDSYVYIVMELCEGGELLDRILAKKDSRYTEKDAAVIVRQMLKVAAECHLHGLVHRDMKPENFLLKSSKENSPLKATDFGLSDFIKPGKKFQDIVGSAYYVAPEVLKRRSGPESDVWSIGVITYILLCGRRPFWDKTEDGIFKEVLRNKPDFRRKPWPSISNSAKDFVKKLLVKDPRVRLTAAQALSHPWVREGGDASEIPIDISVLNNMRQFVKYSRLKQFALRALASTLDDAELADLRDQFDAIDVDKNGSISLEEMRQALAKDLPWKMKDSRVLEILQAIDSNTDGLVDFSEFVAAALHVHQLEEHNSEKWHLRSQTAFEKFDIDKDGYITPEELRMHTGLKGSIDPLLEEADIDKDGKISLSEFRRLLRTASISSRTAPSPSARRNSRMI